A single region of the Lycium barbarum isolate Lr01 chromosome 2, ASM1917538v2, whole genome shotgun sequence genome encodes:
- the LOC132628522 gene encoding uncharacterized protein LOC132628522 produces MAPYEALFGRRCRSPIGWFDVGENQLVGQYLIQQAVNKVKRCPARKLLLPRRAKERQKRPLAILGKLYREGPSETSHTSPLEPTPVPQSEWARVPGYKALSTNQSQARPQDERLPDEGWYRYGSAYEVYGWFFFYSTPFRESFPDTGSTRDPSRVLPVDDIQVTKQLSYKEVPVPILDRQVRRLRTKDIVFVNVLLRNKNVEEVTWQAEEVMKIKYPTIVSSSIGGSV; encoded by the exons atggctccttatgaggctttgttTGGACGgagatgtagatcccctataggatggtttgatgttggggaaaATCAGTTAGTTGGCCAATATTTGATACAGCAAGCAGTTAATAAAGTGAAA cgatgccctgCAAGAAAGCTactgctgcccagaagggcaaaagaGCGACAGAAgaggccactagccatactcGGCAAGCTATATAGagaggggccgtctgagacatcgcatacctcTCCTCTAGAACCTACCCCAGTTCCTCAGTCAG aGTGGGCTAGAGTTCCAGGGTATAAGGCTCTCAGTACCAaccagagtcaggccag GCCACAAGATGAGAGATTGCCAGATGAGGGTTGGTataggtatggttcagcctacgaGGTCtatggctggttcttcttctacaGTACGCCCTTCAGGGAAAGCTTTCCAGACACCGGCAGTACAAG agatccttcaagagttttGCCAGTAGATGACATCCAGGTGACCAAGCAGTTATCATACAAAGAGGTTCCAGTacctatattggacagacaggttcgTCGGTTGCGAACCAAGGATATAGTTTTCGTTAATGTTTTGttgaggaataagaatgttgaggaagtgacttggcaAGCGGAAGAAgtaatgaagattaagtaccccaCAATTGTTTCCAGCAGTAtaggaggttcagtctga